In one Podarcis muralis chromosome 7, rPodMur119.hap1.1, whole genome shotgun sequence genomic region, the following are encoded:
- the LOC144328591 gene encoding uncharacterized protein LOC144328591, producing MDFVARIKSGMSRRKALRDLCAFLQKIQEHPSAVIHACSYGQLVAISCLCALDPDPESRQRAAEALCHLLPILRCNEETLAGTLRNQMLIIGAEEVLESTGGPVPGLFVNNCYSLATVFGAFLPAEQLLEAMCFLARDLVLESSFDPLDISHLLQNFIKQFGGTKVKVEVLLEAFYRISQGPTVQGRNMAVFAFSILAHHHLDQVVQYLLQFPFGDCERVWKEVLPSADPEKLIHLMAKQIYQSPLAESATQVQHLSSLLHAILRMEDYKAAVRQNFPQLLIALLGMVVNFHYYQEFLGGAKEVLHLLLGTTGEQVEAAIINQLFCRETFSQGLSAMVRAVGKRSWWIPPMVESIIAALEDQDFAGMPQVAAAIYIELLSCRLEVYPCEDTLEQLLTWLEYDCLEVRKLSVRGISLLLDSGMASDAQRRGGYRSRF from the exons ATGGATTTCGTCGCAAGAATAAAGAGTGGGATGAGCCGAAGGAAGGCGCTCCGAGATCTTTGCGCCTtcctgcagaagatccaggaacat CCATCGGCAGTGATTCATGCATGCTCCTATGGCCAACTGGTGGCGATTTCCTGCCTTTGTGCATTGGATCCGGACCCGGAGAGCAGGCAGCGGGCAGCAGAGGCCCTCTGCCATCTTCTGCCCATCCTGCGGTGCAACGaag agacacTGGCAGGAACGTTAAGGAACCAAATGCTCATCATCGGAGCTGAGGAGGTCCTCGAATCCACCGGAGGACCGGTTCCTGGGCTGTTCGTGAATAACTGTTACTCTCTTGCCACG GTCTTTGGCGCCTTTCTCCCTGCGGAGCAGCTCTTGGAGGCCATGTGCTTCCTGGCCAGAGACCTGGTTCTTGAGAGCAGCTTTGACCCCTTGGACATCTCCCACCTGCTGCAAAATTTCATCAAGCAGTTTGGCGGCACAAAAGTGAAG gtggaggtgctgctggaggccttcTATAGGATCAGCCAGGGGCCGACAGTGCAAGGcaggaacatggccgtcttcgctTTCTCCATCTTGGCGCACCACCACCTGGACCAAGTGGTGCAATATCTCCTCCAGTTTCCCTTCGG AGACTGCGAGAGAGTGTGGAAGGAGGTTTTACCATCGGCCGATCCAGAAAAGCTGATCCATCTCATGGCCAAGCAGATTTACCAAAGCCCCTTGGCGGAATCTGCCACCCAAGTG caacatctcagcagcctgttgcacgccatcctcaggatggaggactacaaggcagctgtgcgccagaacttcccacagctgctgatCGCTCTCCTGGGGATGGTTGTAAACTTCCACTACTATCAGGAATTCCTCGG agggGCTAAGGAAGTTCTGCACCTCCTTCTTGGCACCACTGGAGAGCAAGTGGAGGCGGCCATCATCAACCAACTTTTCTGCCGGGAGACTTTCAGCCAGGGGTTGTCTGCCATGGTGAG aGCCGTCGGAAAGCGAAGCTGGTGGATCCCTCCCATGGTGGAAAGCATCATCGCTGCTCTCGAGGACCAGGATTTTGCCGGGATGCCACAAGTCGCGGCAGCTATCTACATCGAG CTGCTCAGCTGCCGTCTGGAGGTCTATCCCTGTGAAGATACACTGGAGcagctcctcacctggctggaataCGACTGCCTGGAAGTTCGGAAGCTCAGCGTCAGAGGGATATCCCTGCTTCTGGACTCTGGCATGGCAAGTGATGCTCAGAGGAGGGGGGGGTACAGATCTCGATTCTAA